One genomic window of Sebastes umbrosus isolate fSebUmb1 chromosome 15, fSebUmb1.pri, whole genome shotgun sequence includes the following:
- the LOC119503740 gene encoding zinc finger protein 260-like isoform X7, with product MEPEDTDVRADPQVVRRRPPREVRPPPHLSDYAVDYRPMTEPRQTHLTQEDMLSADVLQLLVVKEEVPSEQREWSSSLDQEDPEPPHIKEEQEDHWTSQEGEQLQGLEEADIIKFTFTPVPVKSEDDEEKPQSSQLHQRLTEQMETEADGEDCGGTEPARNSDPDRHSDPDTEDETEESSEPETDNSDDWKETREPQSGLNSLNNDEVPVSDSRCSADVQQLLVVKEEVPPEQQEWSSNLDQEDPEPPHIKEEREELWTSQEGEQLQGLEEADITKFPFTPVPVKSEEDEKNPQSSQLHQRQTEQMDTEADGEDWGGPEPARNSDPEPDTVDKTGDSSETDVSDDGWTDTREPQSGLNSVINNVSNTDKESFTCSECGKTFGHKTNLRRHMICHTREKPFSCSFCNKSFNRREHLIAHMRCHSGEKPFSCSVCDTAFSHGWSLEKHMRVHTGEKPFSCSLCSKSFRQRSDLVAHFRIHTGEKPFSCSVCNMSFTQRHTLVQHMRTHTGVKPFVCPVCGKTFSRKGHLTRHLTAHTGEKPFSCSDCDKSFTWQSQLKRHECAGESSGATT from the exons ATGGAGCCTGAGGATACCGATGTCAGAGCCGATCCACAAGTTGTACGCCGGAGACCTCCCAGGGAGGTTAGACCTCCACCACACCTGTCTGATTATGCTGTTGACTACCGTCCCATGACCGAGCCGCGACAAACACACCTGACCCAAGAAGACA TGCTTTCCGCAGACGTCCTGCAGCTGTTGGTGGTTAAAGAAGAGGTTCCCTCTGAGCAGCGGGAGTGGagctccagtctggaccaggaggacccagagcccccacacattaaagaggaacaggaggatcACTGGAcaagtcaggagggagagcagcttcaagggctggaggaggctgatatcATCAAGTTCACATTCACTCCTGTTcctgtgaagagtgaagatgatgaagaaaaacctcagtcctcacagcttcatcaaagactaactgaacagatggaaaccgaagctgatggagaggactgtggaggaACAGAACCAGCCAGGAACTCAGATCCAGATAGACATTCAGATCCAGATACTGAAGATGAGACTGAAGAATCTTCTGAACCTGAGACTGATAACAGTGATGATTGGAAGGAGACAAGAGAACCTCAGTCAGGTTTAAACTCTCTGAATAATGATGAAGTTCCTGTCAGTGATTCCAGATGTAGTGCTG ACGTCCAGCAGCTGTTGGTGGTTAAAGAAGAGGTTCCCCCTGAGCAGCAGGAGTGGAGCTCCAATCTGGACCAGGAGGACCCAGAGCccccacacattaaagaggaacgggaggaactctggaccagtcaggagggagagcagcttcaagggctggaggaggctgatatcACCAAGTTCCCATTCACTCCTGTCCCTGTGAAAAGTGAAGAAGATGAAAAGAATCCTCagtcctcacagcttcatcaaagacaaactgaacagaTGGATACAGAAGCTGATGGGGAGGACTGgggaggaccagaaccagccaggaaCTCAGATCCAGAACCAGATACTGTTGACAAGACAGGAGACTCATCTGAGACTGATGTCAGTGATGATGGTTGGACCGACACCAGAGAACCTCAGTCAGGTTTAAACTCTGTGATAAATAATGTAAGTAATACTGACAAGGAATCATTTACCTGCTCTGAGTGTGGAAAAACATTTGGCCACAAGACAAATCTGAGAAGACACATGATATGTCACACGAGAGAGAAACCATTCAGCTGCtcattttgcaataaaagtTTCAATCGGAGGGAACACTTGATTGCTCACATGAGATGTCActcaggagagaaacctttcagctgctcagtttgtgacACAGCTTTCAGTCATGGTTGGTCATTGGAGAAGCACATGAGAGTCCACACCGGGGAGAAACCATTTAGTTGCTCTCTTTGCAGTAAAAGCTTCAGGCAGCGCTCTGATCTGGTGGCACACTTCAGAATTCATACAGGAGAAAAACCTTTTTCCTGCTCAGTTTGTAACATGAGTTTCACTCAGCGTCATACTTTGGTTCAGCACATGAGAACCCACACGGGGGTGAAACCTTTTGTCTGCCCAGTTTGTGGGAAGACTTTCTCACGGAAGGGACACCTGACGAGACACCTGACGGCTCACACCGGGGAGAAACCGTTCAGCTGCAGTGATTGTGACAAAAGCTTCACTTGGCAGTCACAGTTGAAAAGACATGAGTGTGCTGGTGAGAGCAGCGGAGCGACAACTTAA
- the LOC119503740 gene encoding zinc finger protein 2 homolog isoform X2 — MDQRKLLDVVVKADMELRREADVQQLLVVKEEQEEWSSSLDQEDQEPPYIKEEQEELWTSQEGEQLQGLEEADITKFPFTPVSVKSEDDEEEPQSSQFHQRQTEQMETEADGEDCGGPEPARNSDPDRHLQPDKIPVSDLRCRFSCSECGKRFGTKGTLREHMRTHTGEKPFSCSVCKKSFTQRGSLGKHMRIHTGEKSFRCSVCKKAFTGSRDLQEHKRTHTVEKPFSCSACGKAFIKSGDLKKHMRTHTVEKSFSCSVCKESFSQSGDLRRHKRTHTVEKPFSCSACGKAFSESGNLKDHIKTTGEKSCSVCDQRFSWLGDFQQLLMSQEEVPPERQEWSSSLDQEDPEPPHIKEEQEELWISQEGEQLQGLEEADIIKFPFSPVSVKSEDDDDEEKPQSSQLHQRQTEQMETEADGEDCGGPEPARNSDPDRHLEPDTDDKTDSSSEPDDSVDIEFWKDTRKHQPGFTYQRNKKVSVNDGYNTGDKPFSCSDDKAETEPKTDDCVDARDFSKQIRQPQSGPNHLNTEEVSVSDTGCNTDKKPFSSSEDGHTLLTHKKSPTGEKPFGCSVCGQTFAKHESLSSHMTCHSGEKPFRCSVCNTGFSDSEALVQHMRIHTRQTQFSCRICGEEFAWRRYLTKHMEVHKIYRCNVCDQSFAWYYQLKYHKCVGRQPSQLHQTETEENREAEPPASSSTEQMKTEADGEDCGGPEPARNSDPDTVDKTGDCSEPETDDSEDWKEPREPQSGLNSLNNDEVPVSDERCNAGEKPFSCCFCGKRFFQKENLKKHIRIHTGEKPFSCSVCGKQFGVNGNLKRHMRTHTGEKPFSCSVCKRSFAERTYLKKHMRIHRGETIELLSV; from the exons ATGGATCAACGAAAGCTGCTGGATGTGGTTGTAAAGGCCGACATGGAGCTGCGGAGAGAAGCAG ACGTCCAGCAGCTGTTGGTTGTAaaagaagagcaggaggagtggagctccagtctggaccaggaGGACCAAGAGCCCCCatacattaaagaggaacaggaggaactctggaccagtcaggagggagagcagcttcaagggctggaggaggctgatatcACCAAGTTCCCATTCACTCCTGTCtctgtgaagagtgaagatgatgaagaggaaccACAGTCCTCACAGTTtcatcaaagacaaactgaacagatggaaacagaagctgatggagaggactgtggaggaccagaaccagccaggaaCTCAGATCCAGATAGACATTTACAACCAGATAAAATCCCTGTCAGTGATTTGAGATGTAGattcagctgctctgagtgtggTAAAAGATTTGGCACAAAGGGAACTCTGAGGGAACACATGAGAACtcatacaggagagaaacctttcagttGCTCAGTTTGTAAGAAATCTTTTACACAGAGAGGAAGTTTAGGGAAacacatgagaatccacacaggagagaaatcATTCAGGTGCTCAGTTTGTAAGAAAGCTTTTACAGGGAGCCGAGATTTACAGGAACACAAGAGAACTCACACAGTAGAGAAACCATTCAGCTGCTCAGCTTGTGGTAAAGCTTTCATTAAAAGTGGAGATCTGAAGAAACACATGAGAACTCATACTGTAGAAAAatctttcagctgctcagtttgtaagGAATCTTTCTCACAGAGTGGAGATTTAAGGAGACACAAGAGAACTCACACAGTAGAGAAACCATTCAGCTGCTCAGCTTGTGGTAAAGCTTTCAGTGAAAGTGGAAATCTGAAGGACCACATTAAAACTACAGGAGAGAAAAGCTGCAGCGTTTGTGACCAAAGATTCTCTTGGCTTGGAG ATTTCCAGCAGCTGTTGATGAGTCAAGAAGAGGTTCCACCTGAGCGGCAGGAGTGGAGTTCCAGTCTGGACCAAGAGGACCCAGAGCccccacacattaaagaggaacaggaggagctcTGGatcagtcaggagggagagcagcttcaagggCTGGAGGAGGCGGATATCATCAAGTTCCCATTCTCTCCTGTCTCTGTGAAGAgcgaagatgatgatgatgaagagaaacCCCAGTCCTCACAACTtcatcaaagacaaactgaacagatggaaacagaagctgatggagaggactgtggaggaccagaaccagccaggaaCTCTGATCCAGATAGACATCTAGAACCTGATACTGATGACAAGACTGATTCGTCTTCTGAACCTGATGACAGTGTTGACATTGAGTTTTGGAAAGACACCAGGAAGCATCAGCCAGGGTTCACTTACCAGAGGAATAAAAAAGTCTCTGTAAATGACGGATATAATACTGGTGATAAACCATTCAGCTGCTCTGATGACAAGGCTGAAACTGAACCCAAGACTGATGACTGTGTTGATGCCAGAGATTTTAGCAAACAGATCAGGCAACCTCAATCAGGTCCAAACCATCTGAACACTGAGGAAGTCTCTGTCAGTGATACAGGATGTAACACTGACAAGAAACCATTCAGCTCCTCTGAAGACGGTCACACTCTGCTGACACACAAGAAATCTCCCACGGGAGAGAAACCATTTGGTTGTTCAGTTTGTGGTCAAACATTTGCCAAGCATGAAAGCTTAAGTTCTCATATGACATGTCACAGCGGAGAGAAACCTTTCCGCTGTTCAGTGTGTAACACAGGTTTCAGCGACAGCGAGGCTTTAGTTCAACACATGAGGATCCACACAAGACAAACACAGTTTAGTTGCCGAATTTGTGGTGAAGAATTTGCATGGAGAAGATATCTGACAAAACACATGGAAGTCCAcaaaatctacagatgcaacgTTTGTGACCAAAGTTTTGCTTGGTATTATCAGTTGAAATACCATAAATGTGTTGGTCGTCAGCCCTCACAGCTCCATCAAACTGAAactgaggagaacagagaggcagagcctccagccagcagctcaactgaacagatgaaaacagaagctgatggagaggactgtggaggaccagaaccagccaggaaCTCAGATCCAGATACTGTTGACAAGACTGGAGATTGTTCTGAACCTGAGACTGATGATAGTGAGGATTGGAAGGAGCCCAGAGAACCTCAGTCAGGTTTAAACTCTCTGAATAATGATGAAGTTCCTGTCAGTGATGAGAGATGTAATGCTGGTGAGAAACCATTTAGCTGCTGTTTTTGTGGGAAAAGATTCTTCCAGAAGGAAAATCTGAAGAAACACATaagaatccacacaggagagaaaccctTCAGCTGTTCAGTTTGTGGGAAACAATTCGGTGTCAATGGAAATCTGAAGAGACACATGAGAacccacacaggagagaaacctttcagctgctcagtctgTAAGAGATCTTTTGCAGAGAGAACATATTTAAAGAAACATATGAGAATTCATAGAGGAGAAACCATTGAACTGCTCAGTGTGTGA
- the LOC119503771 gene encoding zinc finger protein 135-like: MDRHRKQLQVVLEPEAKPRGEVLPSDVRKVIVGEEERQEWSSSLDQEDPEPPHIKEEQEELWTSQEGEQLQGLEEADITKFTFTPVPVKSEDDEEKPQSSQLHQRQTEQMETEADGEDCGGPEPARNSDQEKNTEPDTDYKSSDSSETEVSDGGWEETREPQSGLNSQKNDDVIVGDINCNSVERSFSCSECGQRFGRKPHLSAHMRIHTGEKPFSCSFCGKRFSQKGNSISHMRLHTGEKPFICSICKKSFRYSGDVSRHMRIHTGKKTFNCNVSDMVNSNIHTGSEPAGNLDPKSNLQPDTTDKPSDNETEVSDDGWKETREPQSGSNSDDVSVSDERCITDNESFSCSECGRTFCRRDHLMSHMRTHTGEKPFSCSVCQKCFSCSGNILAHMRIHTGEKPFECSSCDKSFSQKGTLQLHMRIHTGEKPFSCPFCDKRFAHKRRMTLHMSVHTEEKRFSCSACDKRFTWYTQLKTHKCVGESSQLRQRQTEKKAPTKESFSCTECGKTFSLKGNLKTHLRIHTGEKPFSCSVCGKCFKQNIHLTEHMTIHTGEKLYKCSVCGKGFNKKSLVKKHPCV; the protein is encoded by the exons ATGGACCGACACCGGAAACAGCTGCAGGTGGTTTTAGAACCGGAAGCGAAGCCGCGAGGAgaag ttTTACCTTCAGATGTACGAAAAGTGATTGTTGGTGAAGAAGAGCGACAGGAGTGGagctccagtctggaccaggaggacccagagcccccacacattaaagaggaacaggaggaactctggactagtcaggagggagagcagcttcaagggctggaggaggctgatatcACTAAGTTCACATTCACTCCTGTCcctgtgaagagtgaagatgatgaagagaaacctcagtcctcacagcttcatcaaagacaaactgaacagatggaaacagaagctgatggagaggactgtggaggaccagaaccagccaggaactcagatcaagaaaaaaatacagaaccAGATACTGACTACAAGTCTTCAGACTCCTCTGAGACTGAAGTCAGTGATGGTGGTTGGGAGGAGACCAGAGAACCTCAGTCAGGTTTAAACTCTCAGAAGAATGATGACGTCATTGTTGGTGATATTAACTGTAATTCTGTTGAAAGATCATTTAGCTGCTCTGAATGTGGTCAAAGATTCGGCCGCAAGCCACATCTGAGTGCACACATGAGAATTCACACGGGAGAGAAACCATTCAGTTGCTCTTTTTGTGGTAAAAGATTTTCTCAAAAGGGAAACTCAATTAGTCACATGAGActtcacacaggagagaaacctttcatcTGCTCCATCTGTAAAAAAAGTTTTAGATATAGTGGAGATGTTAGCAGACACATGAGGATCCACACAGGAAAGAAAACGTTCAACTGCAACGTTAGCGACATGGTCAACAGTAACATTCACACAGGATCAGAACCAGCAGGGAACTTAGATCCCAAAAGTAATTTACAACCAGACACTACTGATAAACCTTCAGATAACGAGACTGAAGTCAGCGATGATGGTTGGAAGGAGACCAGAGAACCTCAGTCAGGTTCAAACTCTGATGATGTCTCTGTAAGCGATGAGAGATGCATCACTGACAACGAGTCATTTAGCTGCTCTGAGTGTGGGAGAACATTTTGTCGCAGGGACCATCTGATGAGCCACATGAGAactcacacaggagagaaaccattCAGCTGCTCTGTTTGTCAGAAATGTTTCAGCTGcagtggaaacattttggcACACATGAGaattcacacaggagagaaaccgtTTGAATGCTCATCTTGTGACAAAAGTTTCAGCCAGAAAGGAACTTTGCAGCTACACATGAGaattcacacaggagagaaaccattCAGTTGCCCATTTTGCGACAAAAGATTTGCACATAAAAGACGTATGACGCTGCACATGTCAGtccacacagaggagaaacgTTTCAGCTGCAGCGCTTGTGACAAAAGATTCACTTGGTATACGCAGCTCAAAACCCACAAGTGTGTCGGTGAGTCCTCACAGCTTCGTCAAAGGCAAACTGAGAAAAAGGCTCCTACCAAGGAATCATTCAGCTGCACTGAGTGTGGTAAAACATTTAGCCTTAAGGGCAATCTGAAGACACACTTGAGaattcacacaggagagaaaccattCAGTTGCTCCGTTTGTGGcaaatgttttaaacaaaacatacatCTGACGGAGCACATGACGATTCACACGGGTGAAAAACTGTATAAATGTAGTGTTTGTGGCAAAGGATTCAATAAGAAGTCACTAGTAAAAAAACACCCGTGTGTTTAA
- the LOC119503759 gene encoding zinc finger protein 2 homolog produces the protein MCKVQMLRALVKQRLTAAAEEICGLFERTIAEYEEELSRSKEENERQQKLLDAVLHPQFRTDVDKVTVSKEEVPPEQQEWSSSLDQKDPEPPHIKEEQEDLWTSQEGEQLQGLEEADIVKFPFSPVPVKSEEDEEKSQSSQLHQRQTEQMETEADGEDCGGPEPDTDDKTGDSCEPDTNAHDDDLKGQSSLNTLKNNGCNTDKKSFRCSECGKRFSQNSNLKIHMRIHSGEKPFSCSVCGKRFIQKIHMTHHMAVHTGEKLFSCSVCNKRFAWRRQIKKHKCVGHQSSQLHQSQTEENREAEPPASSSTEKMETEADGEDCGGPEPARNSDPDTHQEPDTVDKTGDSSEAETDDSDDWKETREPQSGLSSPNNDEVPVSDDRCSAGEKRFSCSECDKIFGLRGNLNRHMRTHTGEKPFSCSVCKKSFARRGDLLLHMRIHTGEKPFSCSLCTKSFRRSGCLQTHMRIHTGEKPFNCSVCDKRFLRKTHLKRHIKTHTGEKPFNCSVCDKRFTIRANMTYHMAVHRGEKRYSCSICDKTFAWYRQVKTHQCVGHQSSQTHQSQTEENREAEPPASSSTEQIKTEADGEDCGGPEPAMNSDPDRHPEPDTDDKTSHCSAPKSKVPVNDIGLNNGKKP, from the exons ATGTGTAAAGTCCAAATGCTGAGAGCGTTGGTGAAGCAGCGACTAACTGCGGCTGCTGAAGAGATATGTGGGCTGTTTGAAAGAACGATAGCAGAGTACGAGGAGGAACTCTCTCGATCAAAAGAGGAGAACGAGCGACAACAGAAACTACTGGACGCTGTTTTACACCCTCAGTTTCGAACAG ATGTCGACAAAGTTACTGTGAGCAAAGAAGAGGTTCCCCCTGAGCAGCAGGAGTGGagctccagtctggaccagAAGGACCCAGAGCCtccacacattaaagaggaacaggaggatctctggaccagtcaggagggagagcagcttcaagggctggaggaggctgatatcGTCAAGTTCCCATTCTCTCCGGTCcctgtgaagagtgaagaagatgaagagaaatctcagtcctcacagcttcatcaaagacaaactgaacagatggaaacagaagctgatggagaggactgtggaggaccagaaccagatACTGATGACAAGACTGGAGACTCTTGTGAACCTGACACAAATGCACATGATGATGATTTAAAGGGTCAGTCAAGTTTAAACACATTGAAAAATAACGGATGTAATACTGACAAGAAATCATTTCGCTGCTCTGAGTGTGGGAAACGATTTAGCCAAAACTCAAATCTGAAAATACACATGAGAATTCActcaggagagaaacctttcagctgctcagtttgtggtAAAAGATTTATACAGAAGATTCATATGACACACCACATGGCAgttcacacaggagagaaactattcagctgcagtgtttgtaaCAAAAGATTTGCCTGGCGTCGacagatcaaaaaacataaatgtgttggtcatcagtcctcacagcttcatcagagtcaaactgaggagaacagagaggcagagccTCCAGCCAGCAGCTCAACTGAAAAGATGGAAACAGAAGCCgatggagaggactgtggaggaccagaaccagccaggaaCTCAGATCCAGATACACATCAAGAACCAGATACTGTTGACAAGACTGGAGACTCTTCTGAAGCTGAGACTGATGACAGTGATGACTGGAAGGAGACCAGAGAACCTCAGTCAGGTTTAAGCTCTCCGAATAATGATGAAGTTCCTGTCAGTGATGATAGATGTAGTGCTGGTGAGAAACGattcagctgctctgagtgtgaTAAAATATTTGGCCTCAGGGGAAATCTGAACAGGCACATGAGAACTCACACAGGAGAAAAACCTTTTAGTTGCTCTGTTTGTAAGAAATCTTTTGCACGACGTGGAGATTTACTGTTacacatgagaatccacacaggagagaaacctttcagctgctcactTTGTACGAAATCTTTTAGACGGAGTGGAtgtttacagacacacatgagaatccacacgggagagaaacctttcaatTGCTCGGTTTGTGATAAAAGATTTTTGCGCAAGACACATCTGAAGAGACACATTAAAactcacacaggagagaaacctttcaatTGCTCAGTGTGTGATAAAAGATTTACAATAAGAGCAAATATGACATACCACATGGCCGTCCACAGAGGAGAGAAACGATACAGCTGCAGTATTTGTGACAAAACATTTGCCTGGTATCGACAGGTCAAAACACATCAATGTGTTGGTCATCAGTCCTCACAGACTCATCAGAGTCAAactgaggagaacagagaggcagagcctccagccagcagctcaactgaacagattaaaacagaagctgatggagaggactgtggaggGCCAGAACCAGCCATGAACTCAGATCCAGATAGACATCCAGAACCAGATACTGATGACAAGACTTCACACTGTTCTGCACCAAAGTCTAAAGTCCCTGTAAATGATATCGGATTAAATAATGGTAAGAAACCATAG